The Scomber japonicus isolate fScoJap1 chromosome 13, fScoJap1.pri, whole genome shotgun sequence genome includes a window with the following:
- the ssh2b gene encoding protein phosphatase Slingshot homolog 2b, whose protein sequence is MALVTVQRSPTPSTSSSPCVSESGSGEDDRRSQPRSISESFLTVKGAALFLPRGNGSSSSSASRFSQLRSKHAGDIQQHLQTMFTLLRPEDNIKLAVRLESAHTQVTRYMVVVSTNGRQDTEESVVLGMDFSPVDSSCSVGLVLPLWSDTLIHLDGDGGFSVSTDNRVHVFKPVSVQAMWSALQSLHKACEVARGHNYFPGSLFLTWVSYYQSRVSSDQTRINEWNAMQDVQSHRADSPVLFSDVPTERELTERQIKTSLREIMMQKDLENVTCKEIRTELEMHMTCNLREFKEFIDNEMIVILGQMDSPTEIFDHVFLGSEWNASNLDELQKSGVQYILNVTREIDNFFPGVFEYHNIRVYDEEATDLLAYWNDTYKFISRAKKAGSKCLVHCKMGISRSAATVIAYAMKEYGWDLKKAFDYVKERRTVTKPNPSFMRQLEEYQGILLASKQRHNKLWRSHSDSDLSEHHEPLSKSYAQPHSLGRSDPHNQASNTMGPSVKELLESLGTSSSTGKATHSTSQPDTGIHSNQFSSSSFQGKASLSGDTEAQSLEAPSYSAVATISQLGPPCPESTAGSVSPLSPPLSNGISDSEVQPSSPPLSQPRAATLVPEPQKTDMVTVAQTVLLGQPHPPPSLHHLPPSPAPSPTPACVDEVIKPQMSSCSLPVIKSMPESVPEPTTTQTPSTQQAEPHGLPAPVPVRKPDCDPHMCGSSLDGSAAHPPITSDFISYPSAIPQDNEMLFGHSTDHINFFSAREKFKGMTEDGKTQSAAVQQSSQLKSCGKEQQSLPQEISASEEKRKQNPVQVTVAVHTEATPLGPLSQLGHEDPQDQEVRKSNQEIEDSCVFSQKEAQNVKEEAKNKEDEEAAPTRLYSDWTRGSVRRVTRQLEQRMKQEHDSPSPSSSPPSLPSSSSCSQWRPSGATMSQVSVDSAEEDDGKFSPMKREGADVVEMGEQGNDDRSTKGHKFQPADTQSLSTSSSFHHSAQSPFASVNFLCLEGVTELESCTDKEAPPHGDIIMRETWATLCELGAFLQQVSVGGAHKPRCVDQVFGLSAGATRKRGSSLQKRVREVEARIRQAGLTTPSLMKRSASLAKLGCLELLANDLSEWEFSRSSVAQSSAEHPIHTANDDSKKQRVHNSHSSANQQPEVVSIGAERLSEAGETSSEVSPPSNQSPQRCELLNSDQDSLLSPGLTLITTRQQYGRTHPLRRLKKKTVSTLYHTM, encoded by the exons ATGGCGCTGGTTACCGTGCAACGTTCACCGACccccagcaccagctccagcccCTGCGTTTCG GAGTCCGGTAGTGGGGAGGATGATCGCCGCTCTCAGCCAAGGAG cATCAGTGAAAGTTTCCTGACAGTTAAAGGAGCTGCTCTCTTCTTACCTCGAGGAAAtggctcctcctcttcctctgcctctcgATTCTCACAGCTGCGCAGCAAACATGCAG GAGACATCCAGCAGCATCTACAAACCATGTTCACTCTCCTCAGACCAGAGGACAACATCAAACTG GCGGTCCGTTTGGAGAGCGCCCACACTCAGGTCACCCGCTACATGGTGGTGGTTTCAACCAACGGTCGTCAGGACACAGAGGAGAGCGTGGTGCTGGGTATGGATTTCAGTCCAGTAGACAG CTCATGTTCAGTGGGGCTGGTTTTGCCCTTATGGAGCGACACGCTGATACATCTGGACGGGGATGG GGGTTTCAGTGTGTCAACTGACAACAGAGTGCATGTATTCAAGCCCGTTTCTGTGCAGGCTATGTG GTCAGCCCTCCAATCACTCCATAAAGCTTGTGAGGTGGCTCGTGGTCACAACTACTTCCCAGGCAGCTTGTTCCTCACTTGGGTCAGCTACTATCAGAGTAGGGTCTCCTCTGACCAGACACGAATCAACGAGTGGAATGCCATGCAGGACGTGCAGTCACACCGTGCCGATTCACCCGTCCTCTTCTCTGACGT ACCTACAGAAAGAGAACTGACAGAGCGTCAGATCAAAACCAGTTTGAGGGAGATCATGATGCAGAAAGACCTCGAGAATGTCACCTGCAAAGAG ATCCGCACAGAGCTGGAAATGCACATGACATGCAACCTGCGAGAGTTCAAGGAGTTTATCGACAATGAGATGATTGTCATTCTGGGTCAGATGGACAGCCCCACTGAGATCTTTGATCATGTCTTCTTG GGATCTGAGTGGAATGCATCCAATTTGGACGAGTTGCAGAAGAGTGG TGTCCAGTACATCCTGAATGTAACAAGAGAGATCGATAACTTCTTCCCCGGTGTGTTTGAGTACCACAACATCCGTGTTTATGATGAGGAGGCCACTGACCTGCTTGCCTATTGGAATGACACCTATAAGTTTATATCTAGAGCCAA GAAAGCTGGATCCAAGTGTCTGGTGCACTGTAAAATGGGTATAAGCCGCTCTGCAGCCACAGTGATTGCCTATGCCATGAAGGAGTACGGCTGGGATCTGAAAAAAGCCTTTGATTATGTTAAAGAACGTCGAACTGTGACCAAACCCAACCCCTCTTTTATGAGACAGCTGGAGGAGTATCAGGGCATACTGCTGGCCAG CAAGCAGAGGCACAACAAACTGTGGCGTTCTCACTCTGATAGTGACCTGTCTGAGCATCATGAGCCACTGTCTAAATCCTACGCCCAGCCACACAGCCTGGGCCGCTCCGATCCCCATAACCAGGCCAGCAACACTATGGGTCCCTCTGTGAAAGAGCTGCTGGAATCACTGGGGACTTCGTCCAGCACTGGCAAAGCAACACACTCCACTAGCCAGCCTGATACCGGCATCCACTCCAATCAGTTCAGCTCCTCATCCTTCCAGGGGAAGGCATCTCTGTCAGGTGACACTGAAGCTCAAAGCCTTGAGGCCCCTTCTTATTCTGCTGTAGCCACGATCAGCCAGCTGGGCCCCCCTTGTCCTGAGTCCACAGCTGGCTCTGTGTCTCCATTATCTCCTCCGCTCTCCAACGGCATAAGTGACTCTGAGGTGCAGCCGTCATCACCTCCTCTTTCCCAGCCAAGGGCAGCCACTTTGGTGCCTGAGCCTCAAAAGACAGACATGGTAACTGTTGCACAAACTGTTTTGCTGGGCCAACCTCACCCGCCTCCATCCCTTCACCACCTACCCCCCTCTCCAGCTCCGTCTCCGACTCCAGCCTGTGTAGATGAGGTTATCAAACCACAGATGTCGTCCTGTTCTCTGCCTGTGATTAAATCGATGCCAGAGTCAGTGCCTGAGcccacaacaacacaaacaccaaGCACACAACAAGCTGAACCCCACGGTCTGCCTGCACCAGTGCCTGTCAGAAAACCAGACTGTGACCCACACATGTGTGGCTCGTCTTTGGATGGCTCAGCAGCCCATCCTCCCATCACTAGTGATTTTATCAGCTACCCCAGTGCCATTCCACAAGACAACGAAATGTTGTTCGGCCACAGCACGGATCACATTAACTTTTTCAGTGCCAGGGAAAAGTTCAAGGGAATGACTGAAGATGGTAAGACTCAAAGTGCTGCAGTACAGCAGTCATCCCAGCTGAAGAGTTGTGGCAAGGAACAGCAATCACTGCCTCAAGAGATCTCCGCTagtgaggaaaaaagaaag CAAAACCCTGTGCAGGTCACAGTTGCAGTGCACACAGAGGCAACACCTCTTGGTCCTCTCAGCCAACTGGGTCACGAGGACCCCCAGGACCAGGAAGTGAGGAAGTCAAATCAGGAAATAGAGGacagttgtgttttttcacaGAAGGAAGCTCAGAATGTAAAAGAGGAAGCGAAAAACAAAGAAGACGAGGAGGCAGCTCCTACTCGTCTCTACAGCGATTGGACAAGGGGCTCTGTGCGGCGTGTCACACGACAGCTGGAGCAGAGAATGAAACAGGAGCATGACTCTCCATCACCCTCTTCATCGCCGCCGTCCCTCCCCAGTAGCTCATCATGTTCTCAGTGGCGTCCATCCGGTGCAACAATGTCACAGGTGTCAGTGGATAGCGCAGAGGAGGATGATGGGAAGTTTAGTCCAATGAAGAGGGAGGGTGCTGATGTAGTTGAGATGGGAGAACAAGGAAATGATGACAGAAGCACAAAAGGACACAAATTCCAGCCTGCTGATACTCAATCGCTCTctacctcttcttctttccaccACTCAGCCCAGTCTCCCTTTGCCTCAGTGAACTTCCTGTGTTTGGAGGGCGTGACTGAACTCGAGTCGTGCACGGACAAGGAGGCCCCTCCCCATGGTGACATTATTATGAGGGAGACATGGGCGACTTTGTGCGAGCTGGGCGCCTTTCTGCAGCAGGTCAGCGTGGGTGGAGCCCACAAGCCTAGGTGTGTGGACCAGGTTTTTGGCCTCAGTGCTGGAGCAACACGGAAGCGAGGTAGCAGCCTACAGAAGAGGGTCAGAGAGGTGGAAGCCAGGATTCGCCAGGCAGGGCTGACCACTCCATCCCTGATGAAGCGATCTGCATCTCTGGCGAAGCTGGGCTGTCTGGAGCTGCTAGCCAATGACCTGAGTGAGTGGGAGTTCAGCCGCTCATCTGTAGCTCAGTCCTCAGCAGAACATCCCATCCATACAGCTAATGATGACTCCAAGAAGCAGCGGGTCCACAACTCTCATTCCTCAGCCAACCAGCAGCCTGAAGTTGTCAGCATCGGCGCGGAGAGGCTTTCCGAAGCTGGAGAAACCTCATCAGAAGTCTCTCCACCATCAAATCAGAGTCCACAAAGATGTGAACTCCTTAACTCTGACCAAGACTCTCTGCTATCGCCTGGGCTGACACTCATAACAACAAGGCAGCAATATGGAAGGACTCACCCTCTGAGGCGGCTTAAGAAAAAAACTGTTAGTACCCTTTACCACACCATGTAG